In Zingiber officinale cultivar Zhangliang chromosome 6A, Zo_v1.1, whole genome shotgun sequence, a single genomic region encodes these proteins:
- the LOC121994898 gene encoding uncharacterized protein LOC121994898, which translates to MPSIPAQCRRPPFCPSRPPQCLPTPPSLDPTPATVCSYAPSTPQMSSNSGFTVMYSSSIYLCFGCELDLASTAQLIFRFTRSSSIISLMRNSIGHMECEDFGSVLGILIQDKLCVEFWLYFYEYLEDMHLYRIMLEIL; encoded by the exons ATGCCAAGCATCCCTGCACAGTGCCGTCGGCctcccttctgccctagccgaccACCACAGTGCTTGCCGACGCCGCCGTCTCTCGACCCAACGCCGGCCACCGTCTGTAGCTATGCACCGTCGACCCCACA GATGAGCTCCAACAGCGGCTTCACGGTCATGTACTCATCATCCatttacctttgttttggttgtgagcttgatCTTGCATCTACTGCCCAATTGATTTTCAGATTTACAAGGAGCAGTTCCATCATATCACTGATGAG GAATTCAATTGGGCATATGGAATGTGAAGATTTTGGATCAGTATTGGGGATATTAATTCAAGATAAGTTATGTGTGGAGTTTTGGTTGTATTTCTATGAGTATTTGGAGGATATGCATTTGTATCGGATTATGTTGGAAATATTGTAA